One genomic window of Fibrobacter sp. UBA4297 includes the following:
- a CDS encoding 1-phosphofructokinase family hexose kinase → MSREILVLGLNPAWQRVFFLDKFTPGEVHRIQKVKEYASGKGINCCRVLQLLGGTPRLMHFLGAGNGEKIFDELSACGIQQVPIWIRENTRICTTIACNGDTTELVEPSPTLADSENDDFAQTLNDYWDSTQYIALCGTFPQGFNAKMFNDLDFSDKHIFVDAIDGIDDLLAKGVDLLKINMLEYCKLLERMGIPQVKSSPQFWKMTATAVLERLPIKNLVVTEEDAPVRAFRLMEKKFQGIQLQPPTITVKNDIGAGDSFFAGWLYAFEQNLSFESCLAKATAVASARCEVERPWNLSLDRVAELEADLSTKVERLE, encoded by the coding sequence ATGTCAAGGGAAATCTTAGTTCTCGGTTTGAATCCTGCTTGGCAGAGGGTGTTCTTTCTGGACAAGTTTACTCCAGGCGAAGTCCACCGCATTCAGAAGGTCAAGGAATACGCATCGGGCAAGGGCATCAACTGCTGCCGAGTGTTACAGCTTTTGGGCGGCACGCCCCGTTTGATGCATTTCCTCGGTGCCGGGAACGGAGAAAAAATTTTTGACGAGCTTTCTGCTTGCGGCATCCAGCAGGTGCCAATCTGGATTCGCGAGAATACGCGTATCTGCACGACGATTGCTTGCAACGGTGACACGACGGAACTCGTGGAACCGTCTCCGACTCTTGCGGATTCCGAGAACGACGATTTTGCACAAACGCTCAACGATTATTGGGATTCAACGCAATACATTGCTTTGTGTGGAACGTTCCCGCAGGGCTTTAACGCAAAGATGTTCAATGACCTAGACTTTAGCGACAAGCATATCTTTGTCGACGCTATTGACGGCATTGATGATCTCCTTGCAAAAGGCGTGGACCTCCTGAAAATCAACATGCTGGAATACTGCAAGCTCCTAGAACGCATGGGCATTCCGCAGGTGAAGTCTAGCCCGCAGTTCTGGAAGATGACGGCGACCGCAGTCCTTGAACGCCTCCCGATCAAGAACCTTGTCGTGACCGAAGAGGATGCTCCGGTGCGAGCCTTCCGCCTCATGGAAAAGAAGTTCCAGGGCATCCAGTTGCAACCGCCTACAATTACGGTCAAAAATGACATTGGTGCCGGAGACTCGTTCTTTGCGGGCTGGCTCTATGCTTTTGAACAAAATCTGAGCTTTGAAAGCTGCTTGGCGAAGGCTACTGCTGTGGCGAGTGCTCGCTGCGAAGTTGAACGCCCGTGGAACTTGAGCCTCGACCGTGTTGCAGAACTGGAGGCCGATCTTTCGACAAAGGTTGAACGCCTCGAATAA
- a CDS encoding SpoIIE family protein phosphatase, producing the protein MGFNMHGLAFKQSMMTLVGFSIVFATLFGVLSFKVQSELSTLLTEKGEEISLANVAIIEKLFEKGKKIGDEYAEVLGKEMLSGKDLDDFLTQAVFDARQTLPQVLAVVVAYEPGMAPKAKLHQEVMRLAQYSGNEIKLLKGKDYLEKTWYKSTKNLQKGLWQEPFVGDFIKEPIAIYTAPIYQKDAYGNTVFAGVLCVDMSIAFLKETVASIPVSNSGYVVVLSANNTIIAHPKNEIVFKESLSDISGGMTAQTVTEFEKTVQSMRKGLFMGTTADGKDAVIYFKAMESNGWTFMIVWPASEFMESQRSLEKMFAWMCFAGYVVMLLLIFVISTRVSRPLKELAVAANKMGQGDFDVAIPHLSGRDEIAQFGWAFLNMRTSLKEHMEKQKDLDRIESELDFAKDIQIGFLSMDEKEEGSGDPYHELTPFLLPAKEVGGDFYDFFKLDDGRLCVVVGDVSGKGVPAALFMMVSRIVLRTMAQNLKSVAETFEKANYELARRNRANMFVTVWMGFVDLKTGHVEFASAGHNPPAIRHKDGSVEFAKSKAGVVMAAMENSRYKMQTLELAPGDTLFLYTDGVTEATNEHNELFGNDRLLDALTHGGGKGTKEMCRFVKRQIDAFTRNASQFDDITMLAMEYKGGNIG; encoded by the coding sequence ATGGGCTTCAACATGCACGGACTGGCGTTCAAACAGTCCATGATGACCCTAGTCGGTTTCAGCATCGTGTTCGCGACGCTGTTCGGGGTTCTCAGTTTCAAGGTGCAAAGCGAGCTTTCGACACTGCTCACAGAAAAGGGCGAAGAGATCAGTCTCGCCAATGTCGCCATTATTGAAAAACTTTTCGAAAAAGGGAAAAAGATTGGCGATGAATATGCCGAAGTGCTTGGCAAGGAAATGCTTTCGGGGAAGGACCTCGACGACTTCTTGACCCAGGCTGTCTTTGACGCCCGCCAGACGCTCCCGCAGGTACTTGCCGTGGTTGTCGCTTACGAGCCGGGTATGGCGCCCAAGGCAAAATTGCATCAGGAAGTGATGCGCCTTGCTCAATATTCAGGTAACGAAATCAAGCTCTTGAAAGGCAAGGATTACCTTGAAAAGACTTGGTACAAGAGCACCAAGAACTTGCAGAAGGGGCTTTGGCAGGAACCGTTTGTCGGTGATTTTATCAAGGAACCGATTGCAATTTATACGGCACCGATTTACCAGAAGGATGCCTACGGGAACACCGTTTTTGCGGGTGTTCTTTGCGTCGATATGTCGATTGCGTTCCTCAAGGAAACCGTGGCGTCGATTCCTGTGTCGAACTCGGGCTATGTTGTCGTGCTGTCTGCGAACAATACCATTATCGCTCACCCCAAGAACGAGATTGTCTTTAAAGAAAGTTTGTCCGACATCTCCGGAGGAATGACCGCGCAGACGGTTACGGAATTCGAAAAGACCGTGCAGAGCATGAGGAAGGGCCTCTTCATGGGAACAACTGCAGATGGCAAGGATGCGGTCATTTACTTCAAGGCGATGGAATCGAACGGCTGGACGTTTATGATTGTATGGCCCGCGAGTGAATTCATGGAAAGCCAGCGCTCCCTGGAAAAAATGTTTGCGTGGATGTGCTTTGCCGGCTATGTCGTGATGCTGCTTTTGATATTTGTGATTTCGACCAGGGTGTCCCGTCCGCTCAAGGAACTTGCCGTGGCGGCGAACAAGATGGGGCAGGGCGACTTTGATGTGGCGATTCCGCACCTTTCGGGGCGTGACGAGATTGCCCAGTTTGGCTGGGCGTTCCTGAACATGCGCACTTCACTTAAGGAGCACATGGAAAAGCAGAAGGATCTGGACCGCATCGAAAGCGAACTTGATTTTGCAAAGGATATCCAGATTGGATTTTTGTCGATGGACGAAAAGGAGGAAGGCTCAGGAGATCCGTATCATGAACTGACTCCGTTCCTCTTACCGGCGAAGGAAGTCGGCGGTGACTTTTACGATTTCTTCAAGCTCGATGACGGACGTCTATGCGTGGTCGTGGGGGATGTCTCTGGCAAGGGCGTGCCTGCCGCGCTGTTTATGATGGTTTCGCGCATTGTGCTTCGAACGATGGCGCAGAACTTAAAGTCTGTTGCCGAGACGTTTGAAAAGGCAAACTATGAGCTGGCCAGGCGCAACCGGGCGAACATGTTCGTGACGGTGTGGATGGGCTTTGTCGATTTGAAGACCGGGCATGTGGAATTTGCGTCTGCCGGGCATAACCCGCCTGCTATCCGCCATAAGGATGGCTCGGTTGAATTTGCAAAGAGCAAGGCCGGCGTTGTCATGGCGGCGATGGAAAACTCGCGCTACAAGATGCAGACGCTTGAACTTGCTCCGGGCGATACGTTATTCCTCTACACTGATGGCGTCACTGAAGCGACTAACGAACACAATGAACTGTTCGGCAACGACAGACTGCTAGACGCGCTTACGCATGGGGGCGGAAAAGGCACCAAGGAAATGTGTCGCTTTGTCAAGCGCCAAATCGACGCGTTTACGCGCAACGCTTCGCAGTTTGACGACATTACCATGCTCGCAATGGAATATAAAGGGGGTAATATAGGTTAG
- the tyrS gene encoding tyrosine--tRNA ligase, with protein sequence MQFRPVKEQLEILMRGVTDVVPQDELEKKLQKSYETGKPLRIKMGVDPTAPDVHFGHTVVMRKLRQFQDLGHTVVLIVGDYTAQIGDPSGRNKARPRLTHEQVLENAKEYQEQFFKVVRRDQVEIHYNGEWFSKLPFSKVTELMGQFTVAQMLEREDFHNRYTANTPISLHEFMYPMMQGYDSVAIQSDVELGGTDQKFNVLRGRDLQIFEGMEPQIGLFMPILLGTDGKVKMSKSIGNYVGLNEPADVMYHKIYSLADSIVENWFELLTNIPLEEIKQMMADIAAGKMNPNDAKHRLAIDIVTQYYGAEAAEAAAAKEREIHSGNAIPSDALECSVDAGSYGALDLLVNIKAFASKGEARRMVQNGGVKIGGEKLADPQAQIEIKGGDQLVVQVGKRKFYKVNF encoded by the coding sequence ATGCAATTCCGTCCTGTAAAAGAACAGCTTGAAATTTTGATGCGCGGCGTTACCGATGTTGTGCCGCAAGATGAACTCGAAAAGAAACTCCAGAAGTCCTACGAAACGGGCAAACCCCTCCGTATCAAGATGGGGGTCGATCCGACGGCTCCGGACGTACACTTTGGCCATACGGTCGTGATGCGCAAGCTCCGCCAGTTCCAGGACCTCGGCCATACCGTCGTGCTCATCGTGGGTGACTACACCGCACAGATCGGTGACCCGAGCGGCCGCAATAAGGCACGTCCGCGTCTCACGCACGAACAGGTGCTCGAAAACGCAAAGGAATACCAGGAACAGTTCTTCAAGGTCGTCCGCCGCGACCAAGTGGAAATCCACTACAACGGCGAATGGTTCTCTAAGCTCCCGTTCAGCAAGGTGACCGAACTCATGGGACAGTTCACTGTCGCCCAGATGCTCGAACGCGAGGACTTCCACAACCGCTATACGGCCAATACGCCCATCAGCCTCCACGAATTCATGTACCCGATGATGCAGGGGTATGATTCCGTCGCTATCCAAAGCGACGTGGAACTCGGCGGCACTGACCAGAAGTTCAATGTGCTCCGTGGCCGCGACCTCCAGATTTTTGAAGGCATGGAACCGCAGATCGGTCTCTTCATGCCGATTTTGCTCGGTACTGACGGCAAGGTTAAGATGAGTAAGTCCATCGGCAACTACGTTGGCCTCAATGAACCGGCTGACGTGATGTACCACAAGATTTACAGCCTTGCCGACAGCATTGTCGAGAACTGGTTCGAACTTTTGACCAACATCCCACTCGAAGAAATCAAGCAGATGATGGCGGACATTGCCGCAGGCAAGATGAATCCGAACGATGCCAAGCACCGCCTCGCTATCGACATCGTGACGCAGTATTACGGCGCGGAAGCCGCCGAGGCCGCTGCCGCGAAGGAACGCGAAATCCACAGCGGAAACGCTATCCCGAGTGACGCTCTCGAATGCTCCGTCGATGCTGGCTCGTATGGCGCCCTCGACCTCCTCGTGAACATCAAGGCTTTTGCCAGTAAGGGCGAAGCCCGCCGCATGGTGCAGAACGGTGGCGTAAAGATTGGTGGCGAAAAGCTCGCCGATCCGCAGGCCCAGATCGAAATCAAGGGTGGCGACCAGCTCGTTGTCCAGGTGGGCAAGCGCAAGTTCTACAAGGTGAACTTCTAA
- a CDS encoding 1,4-dihydroxy-6-naphthoate synthase: MQLSLGISTCPNDTFIYEALLHGLENSPFEWKVTFADVQTLNEMVLRGELDVAKISAQVYPQIADTYRCLGCGGAIGYGCGPLLLSSQSNVFNPELLTTLPGANTTAALLFKFWYAHQFKNAPKLEYALFNEVYQGLLHKSIPQGVTIHEHRFTWKRDGLHLLQDLGAYWEQETGSPIPLGIAVAKKELGSATIESVENEIRRSLQIARQRCNPVTSFIVEKAQIDDSEVIKSHIAMFVNDFSENVGEAGWMALENLWRLSHC, translated from the coding sequence ATGCAACTCTCCCTCGGTATTTCCACTTGCCCTAACGACACCTTCATTTACGAAGCCTTACTTCACGGTCTCGAAAATTCCCCGTTTGAATGGAAAGTCACGTTTGCCGATGTCCAGACGCTCAACGAAATGGTCTTGCGTGGCGAACTTGATGTCGCAAAGATTAGCGCTCAGGTCTATCCTCAAATTGCCGATACGTACCGTTGCCTCGGTTGCGGGGGTGCAATCGGGTACGGCTGTGGCCCGCTTTTGCTCTCTTCGCAGTCTAATGTGTTCAATCCGGAACTTTTGACGACCCTCCCGGGCGCAAATACGACCGCTGCGCTCCTTTTCAAGTTCTGGTACGCCCATCAGTTCAAAAATGCCCCAAAACTCGAATACGCCCTCTTTAACGAGGTTTACCAGGGGCTCCTCCACAAAAGTATTCCCCAAGGCGTGACAATCCACGAGCACCGCTTTACGTGGAAACGTGATGGTCTGCACCTTTTGCAGGACTTGGGTGCCTACTGGGAGCAGGAAACAGGCTCTCCGATTCCTCTTGGAATTGCAGTTGCAAAAAAGGAACTGGGCAGTGCAACTATCGAATCCGTTGAAAATGAAATTCGCCGTAGTCTCCAGATTGCCCGTCAAAGGTGTAATCCTGTGACATCGTTTATCGTCGAAAAAGCGCAAATCGATGATAGCGAAGTCATTAAGTCGCATATCGCCATGTTCGTAAATGACTTCTCGGAAAATGTCGGTGAAGCTGGCTGGATGGCTCTCGAAAATCTGTGGCGGTTATCACATTGTTAA
- the mqnB gene encoding futalosine hydrolase, whose product MENDFVPLFAFASNVEFFGVFPECKSFVQNNIRLGEIIELPESRGFAVVLGVGMLEFATNLSVLLSRFAAEGPFTHVVQAGICGAYPDRGLEIGDVVRVDSEIVGDLGVVECDGTFTPWHKVCGNPTNGALPSVHAQVYESSSLRGVPTWLSGLRSAAGFTVNCCTGTASMAKERSENFNVDVESMEGAACFSICHAFCIPCYEIRAVSNFATTRDKSTWRIADALAALRTALSSKF is encoded by the coding sequence ATGGAAAACGACTTTGTTCCTTTGTTTGCTTTTGCCTCAAACGTGGAATTCTTTGGCGTCTTTCCAGAATGCAAATCCTTTGTCCAGAATAACATTCGTTTAGGCGAAATCATCGAACTTCCTGAAAGCCGTGGCTTTGCTGTAGTCCTCGGCGTGGGAATGTTGGAATTTGCAACAAATTTATCCGTTTTGCTCTCTCGGTTTGCCGCCGAGGGGCCTTTTACGCATGTAGTGCAGGCTGGAATTTGTGGCGCCTATCCGGACCGCGGTCTTGAAATCGGCGATGTCGTCCGTGTCGATTCCGAAATTGTAGGGGACCTTGGCGTTGTAGAATGCGATGGCACGTTTACGCCGTGGCACAAGGTTTGCGGAAATCCTACAAATGGCGCTTTGCCTAGCGTGCACGCACAAGTTTACGAATCCTCGTCGTTGCGGGGTGTTCCCACCTGGCTTTCTGGGCTAAGGTCGGCAGCAGGGTTTACGGTCAACTGCTGCACGGGGACTGCCTCTATGGCAAAAGAACGTAGCGAAAACTTCAATGTCGATGTCGAATCAATGGAAGGTGCCGCCTGTTTTTCGATTTGCCATGCCTTTTGTATTCCCTGCTACGAAATTCGCGCCGTAAGCAACTTTGCCACCACCCGTGACAAATCCACTTGGCGCATTGCCGATGCACTTGCAGCCCTCCGCACGGCTCTAAGTTCTAAGTTCTAA
- a CDS encoding LysR family transcriptional regulator — protein sequence MELTQLKYFLEVARTEHVTQSAKNLCIVQPALTQAIHKLEDELGVSLFKNSGRNIKLTDSGKFFYEKLQPLYENMMALPALLKETANKLNNNVKLNVLAASTLITSAVIEYRRSNSDIDVDIVQNEETSVFDICVRTYANYRPELDNTESDETFVHSEKIFLAVPNTAQYKKLDSISLFDLKDEKFIRLYGSKQYRQICNELCDSIGFHTNVTFESDNAAVVKEAVAAGIGVGFWPELSWGKMDHKRVKLLEITDTDFKRDIVVSLRRNKQDNSKTEEFYNFLTKYILRRQQNKRK from the coding sequence ATGGAACTGACTCAGCTCAAATACTTCTTGGAAGTAGCCCGTACGGAACACGTGACGCAAAGCGCGAAGAACCTCTGCATCGTTCAGCCGGCGCTTACGCAAGCTATCCACAAGCTCGAAGATGAGCTGGGTGTATCGCTGTTCAAAAATTCCGGGCGTAACATCAAACTCACGGATAGCGGAAAGTTCTTTTATGAAAAACTCCAACCGCTTTACGAGAATATGATGGCGCTTCCGGCACTCCTCAAGGAGACGGCGAACAAGCTGAATAACAATGTCAAGCTGAACGTTCTTGCGGCATCCACGCTCATTACAAGTGCAGTGATTGAGTATAGACGAAGTAATTCAGACATTGATGTGGATATTGTGCAGAACGAGGAAACGAGCGTTTTCGATATTTGCGTGCGCACTTACGCGAACTACAGGCCCGAACTCGACAATACCGAAAGCGACGAGACCTTTGTCCATTCTGAAAAGATTTTCTTGGCGGTTCCGAATACGGCGCAGTACAAAAAACTCGATTCTATTTCGCTTTTTGACTTGAAAGATGAAAAGTTCATCCGCCTTTACGGTTCCAAACAGTACCGCCAGATTTGTAACGAACTCTGCGATAGCATCGGATTTCATACAAACGTTACATTCGAAAGTGATAACGCCGCTGTTGTCAAGGAAGCGGTTGCCGCAGGCATTGGCGTTGGCTTCTGGCCTGAGCTCTCATGGGGCAAGATGGACCACAAACGTGTCAAGCTTCTCGAAATTACCGATACGGATTTTAAGCGTGATATCGTGGTATCGCTCCGCCGTAACAAGCAGGATAATTCCAAAACAGAAGAATTCTACAACTTCTTGACCAAGTATATCCTTCGCCGTCAACAGAACAAACGGAAATAA
- the rpsU gene encoding 30S ribosomal protein S21: protein MIGVIVKSNEPFERALKRFTKSCEKNGIISDVKKRQRFEKPSEEKKRIETAARRKRLKEIADQNRKRLY from the coding sequence GTGATCGGCGTTATTGTTAAGTCCAACGAACCGTTCGAACGCGCTCTCAAGCGTTTCACCAAGTCTTGCGAAAAGAATGGCATCATCTCCGACGTCAAGAAGCGTCAGCGTTTCGAAAAGCCTTCCGAAGAAAAGAAGCGCATTGAAACTGCAGCTCGTCGCAAGCGTCTCAAAGAGATTGCTGACCAGAACCGCAAGCGTCTCTACTAA
- a CDS encoding OmpA family protein, with product MAKNINVPGDFAKIADALGNADAGDTILVKRGVYNENITLIMGVVLKGEDPLSTIIDGGRRGPTVMGTSGAEMSHFTVRNGLEGILCENAAPYIHHCYVIDNHATGIGAFISLPWLRNNVVYGNRWSGILAWGAKSLDAYIEQNVVLRNGYSGLTLKGPTNLVARNNIFMENHYYGVFADPAAGQTKVEYNNIYKNYYPFNQFIKVNRTNVSLDPKFISPSLGNPNFFCQSTSPMIKRGKGKLDIGLTATDVVKEEEAVEETRNPDTDGDGLCDPWVSEEGLSEKYAGVCSGFDNCPEEAEDFDGFQDDDGCPDADNDRDGLCDPWVEAKGMLSQYAHICKGVDLCPEQSESLNNYKDDDGCPDEVPQPPKKVFVLEGVNFESGKSTITQDSYISLMKVVDIMETFPEATFEIVGHTDNIGNKDKNMVLSADRANAVKNFLVEKGIAESRITTQGMGDTKPVASNKTPEGRAQNRRIEFIRTDIK from the coding sequence ATGGCAAAGAATATCAACGTGCCTGGCGATTTCGCAAAGATTGCAGATGCTCTCGGAAATGCGGATGCCGGGGATACAATCCTTGTCAAACGCGGTGTTTATAACGAAAACATCACCTTGATCATGGGTGTTGTTCTCAAGGGCGAGGACCCATTGTCTACCATCATTGATGGTGGCCGCAGAGGTCCGACCGTCATGGGTACTTCGGGCGCCGAAATGTCGCACTTCACAGTGAGGAACGGTCTTGAAGGTATCCTTTGCGAAAACGCAGCTCCCTACATTCATCATTGCTATGTGATCGATAACCATGCAACGGGTATCGGTGCTTTCATTTCTCTGCCGTGGCTCCGCAACAACGTGGTGTACGGCAACCGCTGGTCCGGCATTCTCGCCTGGGGTGCTAAGTCTCTCGATGCCTACATCGAACAGAACGTCGTGCTCCGCAACGGCTACTCCGGCCTCACGTTGAAGGGACCGACCAACCTGGTCGCCCGTAACAACATCTTCATGGAAAACCACTACTACGGTGTGTTTGCTGACCCGGCTGCCGGTCAGACGAAGGTGGAATACAACAACATCTACAAGAACTACTACCCGTTCAACCAGTTCATCAAGGTGAACCGCACGAACGTTTCCCTGGACCCGAAGTTCATCAGCCCGTCTCTCGGCAACCCGAACTTCTTCTGCCAGTCCACCTCGCCGATGATCAAGCGCGGCAAGGGCAAGCTGGATATCGGTCTTACTGCAACTGACGTCGTTAAGGAAGAAGAAGCTGTCGAAGAAACTCGCAATCCGGATACTGATGGCGATGGCCTTTGCGATCCGTGGGTTTCCGAAGAAGGTCTCTCCGAAAAGTACGCTGGCGTCTGCTCCGGCTTTGACAACTGCCCTGAAGAAGCCGAAGACTTCGATGGCTTCCAGGACGATGATGGCTGCCCGGATGCCGATAACGACCGCGACGGTCTTTGCGACCCGTGGGTCGAAGCGAAGGGAATGCTCTCCCAGTACGCTCACATCTGTAAGGGTGTGGACCTCTGCCCGGAACAGTCTGAATCTTTGAACAACTACAAGGACGACGATGGTTGCCCGGACGAAGTTCCGCAGCCGCCGAAAAAGGTCTTCGTTCTTGAAGGCGTGAACTTCGAATCTGGTAAATCCACGATTACTCAGGACTCCTACATCTCCTTGATGAAGGTTGTCGATATCATGGAAACCTTCCCTGAAGCCACGTTTGAAATCGTTGGTCATACAGATAACATCGGTAACAAGGACAAGAACATGGTCCTCTCCGCAGACCGTGCTAATGCAGTGAAGAACTTCCTTGTTGAAAAAGGCATTGCCGAAAGCCGTATTACAACTCAGGGCATGGGCGATACAAAGCCTGTTGCTTCTAACAAAACACCTGAAGGACGTGCGCAGAACCGTCGTATCGAGTTCATCCGCACGGATATTAAGTAA
- a CDS encoding GatB/YqeY domain-containing protein, whose product MSCALLTQILDDIKTAMKAHDAETLGTLRTLHSDIKNEAMKSGATPAQITESITDAMCIDVLAKSVKQKQESIEILKKGGFLDKIPAEEACIALYRKYMPAEMTEDEVKALIAEIKAATGASSPKDMGKIMKELSPKVKGRFDSKRASALVQEALK is encoded by the coding sequence ATGAGTTGTGCTTTGCTTACCCAGATTCTCGACGACATCAAGACAGCCATGAAGGCCCACGATGCCGAAACTCTCGGAACTCTTCGTACGCTCCATTCTGACATCAAGAACGAAGCTATGAAATCTGGTGCCACTCCGGCACAGATTACCGAAAGCATTACCGACGCCATGTGCATCGATGTTCTCGCCAAGAGCGTGAAGCAGAAACAGGAATCCATCGAAATCCTCAAGAAGGGCGGATTCCTGGACAAGATTCCGGCTGAAGAAGCTTGCATTGCACTTTACCGCAAGTACATGCCTGCCGAAATGACCGAAGACGAAGTCAAGGCCCTCATTGCCGAAATCAAGGCTGCAACGGGCGCCTCTTCTCCCAAGGACATGGGAAAGATCATGAAGGAACTCTCCCCGAAGGTCAAGGGCCGCTTTGATTCCAAGCGCGCTTCCGCACTCGTTCAAGAAGCGTTGAAGTAA
- a CDS encoding sigma 54-interacting transcriptional regulator, with translation MPTTHAKIQELELLYKISSILNQSLDFETVAHPVLQTVESVMGVEHATLTLYNRHTGEISIEIAEGLSSRQASKGRYKVGEGITGRVVETGKPIIIPSVAKDPDFLDRTGRGKTEDKAFLCVPIIMEQEVVGALSADEHNPDEANLNDQIHLLEIIAQMLATAVKLRRQAREENEILKAENERMAMELKARFQPDNIIGKTPEMQQVYTRIDQVAKSPLPALIVGEVGTGKGLVAEAIHFRSDRNLGPFVRVHCAALPESVLDRELFGSEKGALVGVVNEAPGRVEQAEGGTLFLDEVAELTPNLQIKLLRLLQQGEMERVGARFPKKVNVRVICATTKNLQQMVSDGAFREDLYYQLHIVPIYVPPLRKRRTDIVLLADYFVEHYCRLVGKNVRRLARGTIEMLMSYPWPGNVRELENAIERAVLLTEEDVIYPHHFPPTIQTDETSGTPVSGNLKLMVEAYERDIICDALKSSKGKMAAAARSLSTTPRILTYKIKQLGIDLAAFSK, from the coding sequence ATGCCTACGACTCACGCCAAGATTCAAGAACTGGAGCTGCTCTACAAGATCAGCTCTATTTTGAACCAGAGTCTTGATTTCGAAACGGTGGCGCATCCTGTATTGCAGACCGTCGAATCGGTGATGGGCGTCGAGCATGCGACCCTCACATTGTACAACCGTCATACCGGCGAAATCTCCATTGAAATTGCCGAAGGCTTGAGCAGTCGTCAGGCGAGCAAGGGCCGTTACAAGGTGGGCGAAGGCATTACGGGCCGAGTTGTTGAAACGGGTAAGCCCATTATCATTCCTTCCGTCGCGAAAGATCCGGACTTTTTGGACCGCACGGGCCGCGGCAAGACCGAAGACAAGGCGTTCCTTTGCGTTCCGATTATCATGGAACAGGAAGTCGTTGGTGCCCTGAGTGCTGACGAGCACAATCCCGACGAAGCGAACCTCAACGACCAAATTCATTTGCTCGAAATTATCGCGCAGATGCTTGCGACTGCCGTAAAACTCCGCCGCCAGGCCCGAGAAGAAAACGAAATCCTCAAGGCCGAAAACGAACGTATGGCGATGGAACTTAAGGCGCGTTTCCAGCCGGATAACATCATCGGTAAAACGCCCGAGATGCAACAAGTCTATACGCGAATTGACCAAGTTGCAAAAAGCCCGCTCCCGGCGCTCATTGTGGGCGAGGTGGGGACAGGCAAAGGGCTTGTTGCAGAAGCCATACATTTCCGTTCTGACCGCAATTTAGGGCCGTTCGTGCGAGTGCATTGCGCGGCCCTCCCGGAGTCCGTTTTGGACCGGGAGCTTTTCGGTAGCGAAAAGGGCGCCTTGGTTGGCGTCGTCAACGAGGCGCCGGGCCGCGTCGAGCAGGCCGAAGGCGGAACGCTATTCCTCGATGAAGTTGCGGAACTCACTCCGAACTTGCAGATAAAGTTGCTTCGCCTTTTGCAGCAGGGTGAAATGGAACGCGTGGGCGCCCGCTTCCCGAAAAAGGTGAACGTTCGCGTGATTTGTGCAACGACCAAAAATTTGCAGCAGATGGTCTCGGATGGGGCATTCCGTGAAGACTTGTATTACCAGCTCCACATCGTTCCGATTTACGTGCCGCCGCTTCGCAAGCGCCGCACCGACATTGTGCTTTTGGCGGATTACTTTGTTGAACATTACTGCCGCTTGGTGGGTAAAAACGTGCGCCGCCTTGCTCGCGGTACAATCGAAATGCTCATGAGCTACCCGTGGCCAGGCAATGTGCGCGAACTTGAAAATGCGATTGAACGTGCGGTGCTCTTGACCGAAGAAGATGTCATCTATCCACATCACTTCCCGCCGACCATCCAGACCGATGAAACCAGCGGAACGCCCGTGAGCGGAAACCTCAAGCTCATGGTCGAGGCGTACGAACGCGACATCATTTGCGACGCCCTCAAGAGCAGCAAGGGCAAGATGGCTGCGGCGGCCCGCAGTCTCTCGACCACCCCGCGCATCCTCACTTACAAAATTAAACAGCTCGGCATCGACCTTGCTGCTTTTAGCAAGTAG